The proteins below are encoded in one region of Acanthochromis polyacanthus isolate Apoly-LR-REF ecotype Palm Island chromosome 4, KAUST_Apoly_ChrSc, whole genome shotgun sequence:
- the LOC127533623 gene encoding glutathione peroxidase 7-like, translating to MLLAALTVLLTLLSLTESKQKDFYTFKVVNSRGKLVSLEKYRGSVSLVVNVASECGFTEEHYNDLQQLQRDFGPYHFNVLAFPCNQFGQQEPGSDKEIDSFVRRVYGVSFPLFSKIAVIGTGANNVYKHLIESSGKEPDWNFWKYLIDVNGKVVDAWGPTVSVKEIRPKIAEMVRQIILKKKEEL from the exons ATGCTTCTTGCGGCGCTCACCGTGTTGCTGACTTTGCTGAGCCTCACTGAGAGCAAACAGAAAGacttttacacttttaaagTGGTGAACAGCCGGGGGAAGCTGGTCTCCCTGGAGAAATACCGGGGTTCG GTGTCCTTGGTGGTAAATGTAGCCAGTGAATGCGGCTTTACTGAGGAACACTACaacgacctgcagcagctgcagcggGACTTTGGCCCATATCACTTCAACGTGCTGGCTTTCCCCTGCAACCAGTTTGGGCAGCAGGAGCCCGGCAGCGACAAGGAGATTGACAGCTTTGTACGCAGAGTCTACGGAGTCTCCTTCCCTTTGTTCAGCAAAATTGCTGTCATAGGAACAGGGGCCAACAACGTCTACAAGCACCTTATTG AGTCATCTGGAAAGGAACCTGATTGGAATTTCTGGAAGTATCTAATTGATGTAAACGGTAAAGTGGTGGATGCTTGGGGACCGACAGTCTCTGTTAAAGAAATCCGACCAAAAATAGCTGAAATGGTGCGACAGATCAtcttgaagaagaaagaagagctGTAA